CTTCGCGAACGCAGCTTGATCGCACGATCATGCTGTCGACGCAAAGGCTTGCTCGGACGCGGGCGAGACATTCGTCGGGTCCAGATAGCCATTCCCGCACCGTGATACATACCTGCGGGGCGATCCGGGCGGACCGCAACCGCCCTTCGAGAGCGGCAAGCGTTCCAGCCTTGGTCGAGAAGACGACGGACATGATCCTGGCTCAGGTCCGCCGTGCGACCCAAACGTGCGTCGAATAGGGCACTCTCACGATCCCTTGCGGAAGTCCCGACACGTAGCCCGCAATCTCCTCCACGACGGCGCCGAATGCCGGCCCCGCTTGCCTCTGCAGGGTCGCATGGGAACGCCAGGCCTCGATACACTCGGCCGCTGTCTGTTCGTGGACCACGCGCGAATCCAGATGAACAACGGGGCCGAACAGGCCGCTTGCATCGATCACCGCGGTCTGGTCCTCGCGTCGGGTCCCGTACCCATAGTCGGGCACGCTTCCCTTGATGAGCGCCTCGATACGGGCCTGCACTGGATCGTCAAGCTGCCGATGATTCCAAAGGCAGGCGAACCAGCCCCCATGCCCAAGGATGCGGGCCGATTCCTTCAGTGCCGCCGGGCGATCGCAGACATTGAAGGAACTGCCGAAAGTGACGGCGCGAAACGCGCCGGAAGGCTGGCCCGTGTTCTCACCGGTCCCCTCGTGCCAGCGGACGCCCTCCAGGTGCTGCGTGCGCGCAATTCCGTGGCCGCGCATGGCGTCATTTGGCTCGACAGCATCCACGAAGAGTCCGCGCTTGGCGAGGGGAAGCGCGAGGTGCGCGACGCCCGCGCCGACGTCGCAGACGCGATCGCCGCGTCGGACTGTCATCACCGCGAGCATCGCGTCGATGGCCGCGTCGGCGTAATCGGGGCGCTTCAGG
The sequence above is a segment of the Betaproteobacteria bacterium genome. Coding sequences within it:
- a CDS encoding methyltransferase domain-containing protein, producing MKTEWDYTALADAYLKRPDYADAAIDAMLAVMTVRRGDRVCDVGAGVAHLALPLAKRGLFVDAVEPNDAMRGHGIARTQHLEGVRWHEGTGENTGQPSGAFRAVTFGSSFNVCDRPAALKESARILGHGGWFACLWNHRQLDDPVQARIEALIKGSVPDYGYGTRREDQTAVIDASGLFGPVVHLDSRVVHEQTAAECIEAWRSHATLQRQAGPAFGAVVEEIAGYVSGLPQGIVRVPYSTHVWVARRT